A part of Crassostrea angulata isolate pt1a10 chromosome 5, ASM2561291v2, whole genome shotgun sequence genomic DNA contains:
- the LOC128182943 gene encoding uncharacterized protein LOC128182943: protein MKLFVALLPFLGLVYCSAAPTDIEKRSAMVKRAQEVMMFGNQQNKPRIKKSDPEVPALPDLKGSVTANKAAETKTAELPKAIEKELEDVSDDVMEPKESEDITSESGEPTTDELLEDFPPETVEALKELENAKNDKEEKSSEEINNNASEKSSEENKEGEENSVQRTDNDEDMLEVLPEEWYNNPALALQLYRAYQKLPNYDLPYYGRRRRSPLKARMFTNDMKRSHRNKRDLPYSDEEYPMAYYPSEFGPSFTLKDLEAFAREKEYEDSVLRTILDNVGPDDVQEIEHQGVRGLFIPLEQEEVPVAPPSKRSSYFYPYSEEPETHFGAFVPEKKEYLDTYSRLVQLARELSKSDSDKEDYQRWQ from the exons ATGAAGCTGTTCGTAGCGCTGTTGCCATTTTTGGGCCTTGTATATTGCAGTGCCGCCCCTACCGATATTGAAAAGAGATCAGCAATGG TAAAACGTGCCCAGGAGGTGATGATGTTTGGCAATCAACAAAATAAGCcaagaataaagaaaagtgATCCGGAAGTTCCTGCTCTCCCTGACTTAAAAGGAAGCGTAACGGCTAATAAGGCTGCAGAGACCAAAACTGCAGAACTACCAAAAGCCATCGAAAAGGAGCTTGAGGACGTAAGCGATGACGTCATGGAGCCTAAAGAATCAGAGGATATTACGTCTGAATCAGGCGAACCTACCACAGATGAGTTGTTGGAGGATTTTCCTCCGGAGACTGTGGAAGCCCTTAAAGAGCTGGAAAATGCTAAAAATGACAAAGAAGAGAAATCATCCGAAGAGATTAATAATAACGCGTCAGAGAAATCGTCCGAGGAAAACAAGGAAGGTGAAGAAAACTCTGTGCAGCGAACTGACAACGACGAAGATATGTTAGAGGTCTTACCAGAGGAATGGTATA ATAATCCAGCTTTAGCTTTACAGTTATACAGAGCCTATCAAAAACTTCCCAACTACGACTTGCCTTATTACGGAAGGCGCAGGCGATCACCATTGAAAGCCCGTATGTTCACAAACGACATGAAGAGATCTCACCGCAATAAACGCGACCTTCCATACTCAGATGAGGAATACCCGATGGCATATTATCCTTCCGAATTCGGCCCATCTTTCACGTTGAAAGACTTGGAAGCTTTCGCGAGAGAAAAGGAGTACGAAGACAGTGTTTTAAGAACCATCCTTGACAATGTAGGTCCTGACGACGTACAGGAAATTGAGCATCAGGGAGTCAGGGGTCTGTTTATACCCCTAGAGCAGGAAGAGGTACCGGTGGCGCCCCCTAGCAAAAGGAGTTCCTACTTCTACCCGTACTCCGAGGAGCCGGAGACTCATTTTGGTGCTTTTGTTCCCGAGAAGAAGGAATACCTTGATACGTACAGCAGGCTGGTACAGCTTGCAAGAGAGCTGTCAAAATCAGACTCGGATAAGGAGGACTATCAG agatgGCAGTAA
- the LOC128182944 gene encoding C-type lectin domain family 10 member A-like: MQHRIASACLLVILLAKADGLRCYSCNLIGDPLKCQTTEICGDHKICVVTETIDSAFNLTYRLGCENEQDCSDIARRSSDVRRSLTEQCCREDLCNRGYPRSLTARPTTPSPTTVTTRPTHVITTPSTDHTTRHQHHVPTSSLHLSSIAERCPHGHSLDGYCYVGSIQYGHQWSKVNRHTADTYCRNHNMTLTSIHSKDEEMFLTRLMQGNPFWLGIKDIHWDDGTNFNFNRWDSRNYHSSTNRNCVVVVVSGEDHMWRTESCDQHHYFVCKRKMQIHVASQK, encoded by the exons ATGCAACATCGAATAGCCTCAG CGTGCTTACTGGTGATTCTGCTGGCAAAAG CTGATGGTCTTCGGTGCTACAGCTGCAATCTGATTGGCGATCCCCTGAAATGCCAGACTACTGAGATATGTGGCGACCACAAG ATCTGCGTCGTTACGGAAACTATTGACAGTGCCTTTAATCTTACTTACAGACTAGGATGTGAAAACGAACAG GATTGTTCAGACATTGCTCGGCGATCCTCTGACGTCAGGAGAAGTCTAACGGAACAGTGTTGTCGGGAGGATCTTTGTAACCGTGGATACCCGAGGTCCCTGACCGCTAGACCAACCACACCCTCACCGACAACGGTCACTACCCGTCCTACCCATGTGATTACCACCCCATCAACAGACCACACAACAAGACATCAACACCACGTGCCCACTTCGTCTCTTCATTTGTCAAGCATTGCAG AAAGGTGCCCTCATGGTCACTCGTTGGACGGCTATTGTTACGTTGGTTCCATACAGTACGGCCATCAGTGGAGCAAAGTCAATCGACACACAGCTGAC ACGTACTGCAGGAATCACAACATGACATTAACAAGCATTCATTCGAAGGATGAAGAAATGTTCCTTACTAGGTTAATGCAGGGAA ATCCTTTTTGGCTTGGTATAAAGGACATTCACTGGGACGACGGAACTAACTTTAATTTCAACAGATGGGATTCCAGAAACTACCACTCGTCAACCAATAGAAactgtgttgttgttgttgtctcTGGAGAAGACCACATGTGGCGGACAGAATCATGCGACCAACATCACTACTTCGTTTGTAAAAGAAA aatgcaaatacatgtagcttctcAAAAATAA